A window of Acidobacteriota bacterium contains these coding sequences:
- a CDS encoding helix-turn-helix transcriptional regulator — translation MRENSKLRSAILETLWKSTLVGLAVYDPTQGTLRDANGAFLDLLDSRYRTKKTLGSPLEQCLPEIAVSGLQEAVRQCLSSGLAVHVDAVRFHRNGGASTLVNCILLPLAEERSETAPPPSAPLLLLVASERKTELPVGDSLNLVDVHTRQALARQFHLSAREIDIVGECLQGKKNRQIAQDLHIGISTVKRHLESAYRKMGISSSRSLPIAILNVLRALDPAPAPLEFAAVAAAPAPQAGSQAA, via the coding sequence ATGCGGGAGAACTCCAAATTGCGTAGTGCCATTCTAGAAACCCTTTGGAAAAGCACGTTGGTGGGCTTGGCGGTCTATGATCCCACTCAGGGCACGCTGCGGGACGCCAACGGCGCTTTTCTGGATTTGTTGGATAGCCGGTATCGGACCAAGAAAACGCTCGGCTCGCCGCTCGAGCAGTGTCTGCCGGAAATCGCCGTCAGCGGCTTACAGGAAGCGGTCCGCCAGTGCCTGAGTTCAGGTCTGGCCGTGCATGTTGATGCCGTCCGGTTTCATCGCAACGGCGGCGCCAGCACGTTGGTGAACTGCATTCTGTTGCCACTCGCCGAGGAGCGTAGCGAAACTGCCCCACCCCCGTCGGCACCCCTGCTGCTGCTGGTGGCTTCGGAGCGGAAAACCGAGCTGCCCGTGGGCGATAGCCTGAACCTGGTTGATGTGCACACCCGCCAGGCCTTGGCGCGCCAGTTCCACCTTAGCGCCCGCGAGATCGATATCGTCGGCGAATGTTTGCAGGGCAAGAAAAATCGCCAGATCGCGCAGGACTTGCACATCGGCATCTCCACGGTAAAGCGTCACCTCGAAAGCGCCTACCGCAAAATGGGCATCAGCTCCTCGCGCTCGCTGCCCATCGCCATACTGAACGTCCTACGGGCCTTGGACCCGGCCCCGGCGCCGCTCGAGTTCGCCGCCGTCGCCGCCGCTCCCGCCCCGCAAGCGGGCTCCCAAGCCGCCTAG
- a CDS encoding acyl-CoA desaturase: MPSLPAAAASPAISELEVDLAGVARRQGVNWPTALALVVLHVGAVAALFFFTWKAFLVACVFYWIAIGGGIGMGYHRLHTHRSYKVPLFLEYALAVCGALTLQGGPIFWVATHRLHHQKSDVDGDPHSPRDGAWWAHVGWIILGRRCHNDTRQMAKYAPDLGKHKFYLWLNSYHYVFLAASVPLLYWWGGVSMVLWAVCVRVVVGLHATWLVNSATHMWGPRRFATRDDSRNNWWVALLTFGEGWHNNHHAHPTSARHGLAWYEADLTYWQIRLLECLHVARNVKLAKVSQPPNPLES; this comes from the coding sequence ATGCCATCATTGCCCGCTGCCGCTGCTTCGCCTGCTATTTCCGAACTTGAAGTCGATCTTGCCGGGGTCGCCCGCCGGCAAGGAGTGAATTGGCCCACGGCTCTGGCCCTGGTCGTCCTCCACGTGGGCGCCGTCGCCGCGCTGTTTTTCTTTACCTGGAAGGCTTTCCTGGTGGCGTGCGTTTTCTACTGGATCGCCATCGGGGGCGGCATTGGCATGGGCTACCACCGTCTCCATACGCATCGTTCCTACAAGGTTCCTCTGTTTCTCGAATACGCCTTGGCGGTGTGCGGGGCGCTGACGCTTCAGGGCGGGCCCATCTTCTGGGTTGCCACGCACCGGCTGCATCACCAGAAATCGGACGTGGACGGCGATCCGCATTCGCCACGCGATGGCGCCTGGTGGGCGCACGTCGGCTGGATTATTCTTGGCCGCCGCTGCCATAACGACACCCGCCAGATGGCCAAGTACGCCCCCGATCTCGGCAAGCATAAGTTCTACCTCTGGCTCAACAGCTACCATTACGTGTTCCTGGCCGCTTCGGTCCCCCTGCTGTACTGGTGGGGTGGCGTGAGCATGGTGTTGTGGGCGGTGTGTGTGCGGGTGGTGGTGGGGTTACACGCGACCTGGCTCGTCAACTCGGCGACGCACATGTGGGGCCCGCGCCGCTTTGCCACGCGGGATGATTCCCGCAACAACTGGTGGGTCGCACTGCTGACGTTTGGCGAAGGCTGGCACAACAACCATCATGCCCACCCCACCTCGGCGCGCCATGGCCTTGCCTGGTACGAGGCCGACTTGACCTACTGGCAGATCCGGTTGCTCGAGTGCCTCCACGTCGCCCGTAACGTGAAGCTGGCCAAGGTCTCTCAACCTCCCAACCCGCTGGAATCGTGA
- a CDS encoding HAMP domain-containing histidine kinase, whose protein sequence is MRINGRRRRVAGFIVLGTCLVALAAAFNVGWIVLNSREGVLLILGILLFPLIVAGLVLNTIFLVREIRRNEQHNAFINAVTHELKTPVASIRLYLETLQARQVEPAQRQEFYRTMLADTDRLLATVEQILRAGRATHTFRKPIRQQLDLAMLVQESLAQVCARYDLPVGAVGGRPPSQTATTLGDAEELRAAIANLFDNAVKYSGGKPQVTWSLGQEDPGFWTLRVSDRGAGIPRAELKSIFKRFYRVSNPAAQVSGTGLGLFIVRSVARRHGGRVHAESDGPGRGSTFVLALPQASAPAALPQEAGDFGRARV, encoded by the coding sequence ATGCGGATCAATGGCCGCCGCCGCCGCGTGGCCGGTTTTATCGTGCTGGGCACGTGTCTGGTAGCGCTGGCTGCCGCCTTCAACGTGGGCTGGATCGTACTCAACAGCCGCGAAGGTGTGCTGTTGATCCTCGGCATTCTGCTGTTCCCGCTGATTGTCGCCGGACTGGTTCTGAACACGATTTTTCTGGTGCGCGAAATCCGCCGCAACGAACAGCACAACGCCTTCATCAACGCCGTCACGCACGAGCTGAAAACGCCGGTGGCCTCCATCCGGCTTTATCTGGAGACGCTGCAGGCGCGCCAGGTGGAGCCGGCGCAGCGCCAGGAGTTCTACCGCACCATGCTGGCCGATACCGATCGCCTGCTGGCCACCGTCGAACAGATTCTGCGCGCCGGGCGCGCCACCCACACCTTCCGCAAACCTATACGCCAGCAGCTCGATTTGGCCATGCTGGTCCAGGAGTCACTTGCCCAGGTCTGCGCCCGCTATGACCTTCCGGTAGGCGCGGTGGGCGGAAGGCCTCCTTCCCAAACTGCCACTACGCTGGGCGATGCGGAAGAGCTACGCGCCGCCATCGCCAATCTGTTTGACAACGCGGTGAAATACTCCGGCGGCAAGCCGCAGGTGACGTGGTCGCTGGGCCAGGAAGACCCCGGCTTCTGGACCTTGCGCGTCAGCGACCGCGGCGCCGGCATCCCGCGGGCGGAACTGAAGTCGATTTTCAAGCGCTTTTATCGCGTATCCAATCCGGCGGCGCAAGTCAGCGGTACCGGGCTCGGTTTGTTTATTGTGCGCTCCGTGGCGCGACGGCACGGCGGCCGGGTGCATGCGGAAAGCGACGGTCCCGGCCGGGGCAGCACCTTCGTCCTGGCGCTGCCGCAGGCGTCCGCTCCGGCCGCTCTGCCTCAGGAAGCGGGCGATTTCGGGCGCGCGCGCGTATGA
- a CDS encoding response regulator transcription factor: MTRILVIEDESHLAQGLRFNLEAEGYAVELASSGEAGLERLRRADPTIDLLVLDVMLPGMDGFAVAGALRREHRYLPILMLTARGRAEDVLAGFAAGADDYLPKPFELAILVARLHGLLRRRGWQDAALPAASDVFDFAGRHVDFSSRELRVGRRVLALTLMEANVLRFLIRHQGAAVSRKALLEEVWGLSEDTDTRAIDNFMVRLRKYIEDDPTRPRHLLTVRGVGYRFLPEP; this comes from the coding sequence ATGACCCGCATTCTCGTCATCGAGGACGAGAGCCACCTGGCCCAGGGTCTGCGCTTCAATCTCGAGGCGGAGGGGTACGCGGTTGAACTTGCGTCCAGCGGGGAAGCCGGCTTGGAACGTCTCCGCCGCGCGGATCCCACGATCGACTTGCTGGTGCTGGATGTCATGCTACCCGGCATGGATGGCTTTGCGGTGGCCGGCGCCTTGCGGCGCGAGCACCGCTATCTGCCGATTCTCATGCTGACCGCGCGTGGCCGGGCCGAGGATGTGCTGGCAGGTTTCGCTGCCGGTGCCGATGACTATCTCCCCAAGCCGTTCGAGTTGGCTATCCTGGTGGCGCGCCTCCATGGCCTGCTCCGCCGCCGCGGCTGGCAGGACGCCGCCCTCCCGGCCGCCAGCGATGTCTTTGATTTTGCCGGTCGTCACGTGGATTTTTCCAGCCGGGAACTGCGCGTGGGCCGCCGTGTTCTGGCCTTGACCTTAATGGAGGCCAATGTGCTGCGCTTCCTGATCCGCCATCAGGGCGCCGCCGTCTCACGGAAGGCCCTGCTGGAGGAAGTCTGGGGATTAAGCGAAGACACCGATACCCGCGCCATCGATAACTTTATGGTCCGCCTGCGGAAATACATCGAAGACGACCCCACCCGGCCCCGCCATCTGCTCACCGTTCGCGGCGTCGGCTACCGTTTCCTGCCCGAACCTTAA